The following are encoded together in the Drosophila takahashii strain IR98-3 E-12201 chromosome X, DtakHiC1v2, whole genome shotgun sequence genome:
- the LOC108058185 gene encoding ribokinase: MAQNQSTEVLVFGSAIIDFICYTPRLPKPGETLHGHRFQTGYGGKGANQCVAAARQGSRTALVAKLGADTFGADYLRQLREEHINVEHVQQLAGQTTGVAQIGVSDGGENNIIIVVGANSQLSPCDVAQAEELFREAKVLVCQLETPVEATLTALRNFQGVSIVNAAPAMVDTPPELLQLASIFCVNESEAALMTQMDQIETVEEAKIAAGKLVQMGANTVIITLGKLGAVFGSANEEYRHVAAPQVPPEKVVDTTGAGDAFIGALAHNLARHPKAQLEEHIAAACAVASQSVQLPGTQASFPRSDVQ; this comes from the exons ATGGCTCAAAATCAAAGCACGGAAGTGCTGGTCTTTGGCTCGGCCATCATAGACTTTATATG CTACACTCCCCGCCTGCCGAAACCGGGGGAAACCCTCCACGGGCACCGCTTCCAAACCGGATATGGCGGCAAGGGAGCCAATCAGTGTGTGGCCGCCGCTCGCCAGGGATCCCGCACAGCTCTGGTGGCCAAGCTGGGTGCGGACACCTTCGGCGCCGATTACCTGCGCCAGCTGCGCGAGGAACACATCAATGTGGAGCATGTTCAGCAGCTGGCTGGCCAAACGACGGGCGTGGCCCAGATTGGAGTATCCGATGGCGGCGAGAATAACATCATCATTGTGGTGGGCGCCAATAGCCAGCTGAGCCCCTGCGATGTCGCCCAGGCGGAGGAGCTCTTCCGGGAGGCCAAGGTTCTGGTCTGCCAGCTGGAGACGCCCGTCGAGGCCACGCTGACGGCCCTGCGCAACTTCCAGGGTGTCTCCATTGTGAATGCAGCTCCAGCGATGGTGGATACCCCACCGGAACTGCTCCAGCTGGCCAGCATCTTTTGTGTGAACGAAAGCGAGGCGGCACTGATGACCCAAATGGACCAAATCGAGACTGTCGA GGAGGCCAAAATTGCAGCCGGAAAGCTTGTCCAGATGGGCGCCAACACGGTGATCATTACGCTGGGCAAACTGGGAGCTGTTTTTGGTTCCGCCAACGAGGAGTATCGGCATGTGGCGGCGCCGCAAGTGCCGCCGGAGAAGGTGGTGGACACCACGGGAGCCGGAGACGCCTTCATCGGCGCTTTGGCCCACAACCTGGCCCGTCATCCGAAGGCCCAGCTGGAGGAGCACATAGCCGCCGCCTGCGCGGTGGCCTCGCAATCCGTCCAGCTGCCCGGAACGCAGGCCAGCTTTCCGCGTTCTGACGTACAAtaa
- the LOC108058191 gene encoding monocyte to macrophage differentiation factor — MSTSEGSGPRIRNGNGDADGNLSLMQDLQNKYAFLENLFSKFWKTIIKSNSNLKLQLRNVKWKNAKAKPGCAYQPTEIEQVANVITHGIWILPAVFAAIKLFERSSSASQYLVSWVYGGALCMLFTVSTFFHCSCYCAEHKPPRNVKAWPNLGWQTTYQGLKNVLHRCDRAMIYVFIAGSYFPWLTLENTDHSAILFCMEWVIWLMAGVGIAYQQLFHERYKCLETFFYLVMGLGPALVVVFTGHHFHGMLQLKFGGAFYILGIVFFKADGLIPMAHAIWHLFVVLAAGCHYYAILVNLYPGEGAIVEP; from the exons ATGAGCACCAGCGAAGGGAGTGGCCCTCGGATTCGGAATGGAAATGGTGACGCGGATGGGAACCTCAGCCTGATGCAGGACCTCCAGAACAAGTACGCCTTCCTCGAGAATCTTTTCAGCAAGTTCTGGAAGACCATCATCAAGTCGAACTCCAATCTCAAGCTGCAGCTGCGCAATGTCAAGTGGAAGAATGCCAAGGCGAAGCCCGGTTGTGCCTACCAGCCAACGGAG ATTGAGCAGGTGGCCAATGTGATTACTCATGGGATTTGGATACTGCCCGCCGTGTTTGCGGCCATAAAGCTCTTCGAACGCTCATCCAGTGCCAGCCAGTATTTGGTTTCGTGGGTCTATGGCGGTGCCCTCTGCATGCTCTTCACGGTCTCAACCTTCTTCCACTGCTCCTGCTACTGCGCCGAGCACAA ACCCCCGAGGAATGTCAAGGCCTGGCCCAATCTCGGCTGGCAGACGACTTACCAGGGCCTGAAGAACGTACTCCATCGCTGCGACAGGGCCATGATCTATGTGTTCATCGCCGGCTCCTACTTCCCCTGGCTCACGCTGGAGAACACCGACCATTCGGCCATACTCTTCTGCATGGAATGGGTCATCTGGCTGATGGCGGGCGTGGGCATAGCCTACCAGCag CTGTTCCACGAGCGCTACAAGTGCCTGGAGACGTTCTTCTACCTGGTGATGGGCCTGGGACCGGCTCTAGTGGTCGTGTTCACCGGGCACCACTTCCATGGGATGCTGCAGCTGAAGTTCGGCGGCGCCTTCTACATCCTGGGCATCGTGTTCTTCAAGGCCGACGGCCTGATACCGATGGCCCATGCCATTTGGCATCTGTTCGTGGTGCTGGCCGCCGGCTGTCACTACTATGCCATCCTGGTGAATCTATATCCCGGCGAGGGAGCCATCGTCGAACCGTGA
- the LOC138913790 gene encoding accessory gland protein Acp29AB-like, translated as MLLLAYFPVLAIIILQFQGSLANSTELCELFPEINFKLNRMHGEQQTIKTNLLAVQSALPDSLKDMTTKEGFERQLKDHETALLSKLEVKLLEVKKKLQDQNAAILESIETRSEMKSQLKELHKQIERQQEILFRIHAKNIPQKFQKFGSRYFYIENSVLRNWHDAASTCRRMGGYLAGFENQEELSAIISHYKYYGIGHWFWTGINDLAEDNKFMSMASGKPATFLKWKKEPTLGKACVVLNDEHMVDKDCAHKYFFICQHDNEI; from the coding sequence atGCTGCTCCTGGCATATTTTCCTGTGCTGGCAATTATTATCCTGCAGTTTCAAGGATCCTTGGCGAACTCAACGGAACTCTGCGAATTGTTTCCTgagatcaattttaaattgaaccgGATGCACGGCGAGCAGCAGACCATAAAAACCAATCTCCTGGCTGTTCAATCCGCATTACCGGATTCCTTGAAGGATATGACCACAAAAGAAGGCTTTGAAAGACAACTGAAGGATCATGAAACTGCTTTACTAAGTAAGCTGGAAGTTAAACTTCTGGAGGTAAAGAAAAAACTGCAGGACCAAAATGCAGCAATTTTAGAATCCATTGAGACGAGATCAGAAATGAAATCCCAACTAAAGGAACTGCATAAGCAGATTGAGAGACAACAGGAAATCCTTTTCAGGATCCACGCTAAAAATATCCCTCAAAAGTTCCAGAAATTTGGTTCTAGATATTTCTATATCGAGAACAGTGTTTTACGAAACTGGCACGATGCAGCATCTACCTGCCGTCGAATGGGCGGCTATTTGGCTGGTTTCGAAAACCAAGAAGAACTTTCAGCCATCATatcacattataaatattatgggATAGGGCACTGGTTTTGGACTGGCATCAACGATTTGGCGGAAGATAACAAGTTCATGTCCATGGCCTCCGGGAAGCCTGCAACATTTCTTAAGTGGAAGAAAGAACCCACCCTTGGTAAAGCCTGCGTTGTCCTCAATGACGAGCATATGGTGGATAAGGATTGtgctcataaatattttttcatttgccAACATGacaatgaaatttaa
- the LOC108058155 gene encoding uncharacterized protein: MALFEMKWLRRWVRRNTSPIPEHRAELWKRRLSIGYAVLAWQAFGLVCYMVYTGRNDWAKFYGYKTEEEAALSPAQQFAKHLKVEGTGKIIRFSGFHKVEEVPFDASEVQRVKE; this comes from the coding sequence ATGGCGCTGTTCGAGATGAAGTGGCTGCGTCGCTGGGTGCGCAGGAACACAAGCCCCATACCGGAGCACCGGGCGGAGCTGTGGAAGCGGCGCCTGAGCATCGGCTACGCCGTTTTGGCCTGGCAGGCATTTGGCCTCGTCTGCTACATGGTCTACACTGGGCGAAACGATTGGGCCAAGTTCTACGGCTACAAgacggaggaggaggccgCCTTGTCGCCGGCACAGCAGTTCGCCAAGCACCTGAAGGTCGAGGGCACCGGCAAAATCATCCGCTTCTCGGGATTCCACAAGGTCGAGGAGGTGCCCTTCGATGCCAGCGAGGTGCAGCGGGTCAAGGAGTAG
- the LOC108058187 gene encoding translation machinery-associated protein 7 homolog, producing MSGREGGKKKPLKAPKKDSKDMDEDDMAFKQKQKEQQKALDAAKANASKKGPLVGGGIKKSGKK from the coding sequence ATGTCTGGACGCGAGGGCGGTAAGAAGAAGCCACTGAAGGCGCCGAAGAAGGACTCGAAGGACATGGACGAGGACGACATGGCCTtcaagcagaagcagaaggagCAGCAGAAGGCCCTGGACGCCGCCAAGGCGAATGCCTCCAAAAAGGGGCCCCTCGTGGGCGGCGGCATCAAGAAGTCGGGCAAGAAGTGA
- the Vsp37A gene encoding vacuolar protein sorting-associated protein 37C, whose protein sequence is MPTTQHSQGDAAAAGKDSAENMPNLSTLSLDELKQLDRDPEFFDDFIEEMSVVQHLNEELDSMMNQVESISRENESKGSHLVELKRRLSDDYTALKTLGEKCDQLNKKYLKKSEEYAPQHIRELLQIAASNADADCDRHVEHFLNGKIDVQTFLNTYTSCKKISAERKAKEERLGSQLSALERAGI, encoded by the exons ATGCCCACCACACAGCATTCGCAAGGAGACGCTGCCGCCGCCGGGAAGGATTCGGCGGAGAATATGCCCAATCTGTCCACATTGTCGCTGGACGAACTGAAGCAGCTGGACAGGGATCCCGAGTTCTTCGACGACTTCATCGAGGAGATGTCCGTGGTGCAGCACCTGAACGAGGAGCTCGACTCGATGATGAACCAGGTGGAGAGCATATCAA GGGAGAACGAGAGCAAGGGCAGCCATCTGGTGGAGCTGAAGCGCCGGCTGAGTGATGATTACACGGCTTTGAAGACACTGGGCGAGAAGTGCGACCAGCTGAACAAGAAGTACTTGAAGAAGTCGGAGGAATATGCTCCGCAGCACATAAGG GAACTCCTTCAGATTGCCGCCTCCAATGCCGATGCCGACTGCGATCGGCATGTGGAGCACTTCCTGAACGGAAAGATCGATGTGCAGACGTTCCTCAACACCTACACCAGTTGCAAGAAGATCAGCGCCGAGCGCAAGGCCAAGGAGGAGCGACTGGGCTCCCAGCTGAGTGCTTTGGAACGGGCAGGCATCTAG
- the LOC108058174 gene encoding receptor-binding cancer antigen expressed on SiSo cells, translating into MLQQIKMLVLGIITLCRRALCCFSRRRKLSHSGGSSAGSGDLQAVNVIVERGDFSAGGNPTSGRSTGPRERDWNSWDDSPRTVEEHIEQYRQRMAQPPTPPKEEPEPDFFSELTPTIKPQMKFYLEDPSASAAASQPSDFSRLQAQDLVPISNNADLEDWVDDNAGGWEELDTSQTKQILREKRRELRHQRQPAVRPAPPTVGAQRLSDGQRAA; encoded by the exons ATGCTGCAGCAAATCAAGATGCTGGTGCTGGGCATCATCACGCTGTGCCGCCGTGCCCTCTGCTGCTTCTCGCGGCGCCGGAAGCTGAGCCACAGCGGCGGCTCCTCCGCCGGATCCGGTGACCTGCAGGCGGTGAACGTGATTGTGGAGCGGGGCGACTTCTCCGCCGGCGGAAATCCCACCAGCGGCAGGTCGACGGGGCCGAGGGAGCGGGACTGGAACTCCTGGGACGACAGTCCGCGGACCGTCGAGGAGCACATCGAGCAGTATCGCCAGCGGATGGCCCAGCCGCCTACGCCGCCCAAGGAGGAACCCGAGCCGGATTTCTTCAGT GAGCTCACGCCCACCATAAAGCCGCAGATGAAGTTCTACCTGGAGGATCCATCGGCGAGTGCGGCGGCCAGTCAGCCAAGTGACTTTTCAAGACTGCAGGCCCAGGACTTGGTGCCCATTAGCAATAAC GCCGATCTCGAGGACTGGGTGGACGACAATGCCGGCGGCTGGGAGGAGCTGGACACCTCGCAGACCAAGCAGATTCTGCGGGAGAAGCGACGCGAGTTGCGCCACCAGCGACAGCCGGCCGTCCGCCCGGCCCCGCCCACCGTGGGCGCCCAGCGGCTGAGCGACGGACAGCGAGCGGCGTAG
- the spdi gene encoding cytospin-A has protein sequence MIKLKSLFRRGQGTSSSNSSNSSHKQQQHSSNNNRQKSQSSTSLNTAHEQQQQQQQQQQQQQQHNNTAATTKFYAHQEAASYERGVDVGDEEALLLTNQQQQQRRQQQQQLQQQQQQQQQQLQSNTLPQKKSKLKGQKQPKQLPVQQQHSNAAELQQQQQQQPLMTSLAAVPQAAATNNSGSSNINNNNALAALQDGGAAAAAAAGFYQQLAAAASATSANGSNTSADSPANAFPAAAAAVAVAAVAASSYQQQQQQQQQQQQQQQQQQLINNEQQQQQLLEANNKMQELHKQLERLGSEQLQLETRITELLPYQSEVAKLKGDLVKMQSLQEKTQMEIGNLKYENESLRNRLRDVVNSPLSDAEKHQIIQDSQRLHSSAPASIALPSTNDGHDGTPCLTPDWDKQSSSSEISVACLQDKIIQMEETHYSTNEELQATLQELADLQTQLTDTQTENVRLAEDKDVLFQSLCRQTEKLNESRTQISTLKELLLRDTKQAASEVSASEREQKLLDLIKTSQEEREAVLLKQEEMGAELAELKQAREAGQQEQQRQRERIALLDSQLDAANAERRQGEAQFSQAKDEISQRAIEISRLSTLLENARSKIEELEADLARGDKTDLSDVLDVARKEKDALEERVAELQDQCSRSQAELRRLREQLSGLTEECKVAKNNAKCAVSHLEYRLEQLQRDKDKIAGEWQALEERVAELQVQCKCHQEDKAQLQSLLSETQRHLGDVQLQLNESECRLDQETQQRRREAEEWQQFQADLLMTVRVANDFKTEALSAREQLVLDNKTQKEKIRLLEQQLEKLTKQQLPQSETPQSVLSTVQREMEMATRRSKLSFSRQDSRLSVKTLIESIENNKAQGKADEAESHYSSTSSLNSGTPELGTTPIIFPPSSDWHESLRLPVLQSSNLHVNVGGNQGGSAGNGGGGSASTTKATLPLRDQQQQQQQTAITTPQSAIQSQIQNASQPSTPATPSSAGSSSSSGLPFGNVSKSFIGGERKDPLNMLAKNGGSKRNALLKWCQNKTVGYRNIDITNFSSSWNDGLAFCAILHSYLPDRIPYDQLSQANKRRNFSLAFAAAESVGIGTTLNINDMCQIERPDWMQVMSYVTAIYKYFET, from the exons ATGATCAAACTGAAATCCTTGTTCCGCAGAGGACAGGGCACCTCCAGCTCCAATTCCTCGAATTCGTCGcacaaacagcagcagcactccTCCAACAACAATCGCCAAAAGTCGCAGTCGAGCACCTCATTGAATACCGCccacgagcagcagcagcagcagcaacaacagcagcaacagcagcagcaacacaacaacaccgcagcaacaacaaaattctACGCCCACCAGGAGGCGGCCAGCTACGAAAGGGGTGTGGATGTGGGCGATGAGGAGGCGCTGCTGCTGACaaaccaacagcagcaacagcggcgacaacagcaacagcagttgcaacagcagcagcagcagcagcagcagcagctacagAGCAACACCTTGCCCCAAAAGAAATCCAAGCTCAAGGGACAAAAGCAGCCAAAACAATTGCcagtgcagcagcaacacagcAATGCAGCTGagctacagcagcaacagcaacagcaaccacTGATGACTTCCCTGGCAGCCGTGCCGCAGGCAGCAGCAACTaacaacagcggcagcagcaacatcaacaacaacaacgcatTGGCCGCACTGCAAGATGGTggcgctgctgccgccgctgcagcAGGTTTCTATCAGCAACTagctgcagcagcatcagcaacatcggccaacggcagcaacaccagTGCCGATAGTCCAGCCAACGCTTttcccgcagcagcagcagccgttgctgttgccgctgtGGCAGCCAGCagctaccagcagcagcaacaacagcaacagcagcaacaacagcagcagcaacagcagcaacttaTCAACAacgaacagcagcaacagcaactctTAGAG GCTAACAACAAAATGCAGGAGCTGCACAAGCAGCTGGAGAGATTGGGAAGCGAGCAACTGCAGCTGGAGACACGCATCACGGAGCTCCTGCCATACCAAAGCGAGGTGGCCAAACTGAAGGGCGATCTGGTTAAGATGCAG AGTCTACAGGAAAAGACCCAGATGGAGATTGGCAACCTGAAATACGAGAACGAATCTCTGCGCAATCGGCTGCGGGACGTTGTAAACTCACCGCTTTCGGATGCGGAGAAGCACCAGATCATCCAAGACTCGCAGCGGCTGCACAGTTCGGCGCCCGCCTCGATAGCCCTGCCCAGT ACAAACGATGGACATGATGGCACACCCTGCCTCACGCCCGACTGGGACAAGCAGTCATCCTCCAGCGAGATCTCTGTAGCCTGCCTGCAGGACAAGATCATTCAAATGGAGGAGACGCATTACTCGACCAACGAGGAGCTGCAGGCGACGCTGCAGGAATTGGCCGACTTGCAGACCCAGCTGACGGACACGCAGACGGAGAATGTGCGCCTCGCCGAGGACAAGGATGTGCTCTTCCAGTCGCTCTGCCGGCAGACCGAGAAGCTGAACGAATCGCGCACGCAGATAAGCACACTAAAGGAGCTTCTCCTGCGGGACACCAAGCAGGCTGCCTCCGAGGTCAGTGCCTCGGAGCGGGAGCAGAAGCTTCTGGATCTGATCAAGACATCGCAGGAGGAGCGCGAGGCCGTGCTGCTCAAGCAGGAGGAAATGGGCGCTGAGCTGGCCGAGCTGAAGCAGGCGCGCGAAGCTggccagcaggagcagcagcgtcAGAGGGAGAGGATTGCGCTGCTCGACTCGCAGTTGGATGCAGCCAATGCGGAGCGGCGGCAGGGAGAGGCTCAGTTCTCGCAGGCCAAGGACGAGATCTCGCAGCGAGCCATCGAAATAAGTCGATTGAGCACTCTCCTAGAGAATGCTCGCTCGAAGATCGAGGAGCTGGAAGCCGATTTGGCCAGAGGCGATAAGACAGACCTGAGCGATGTCCTCGATGTGGCCCGCAAGGAGAAGGATGCCCTGGAGGAGCGTGTGGCCGAGCTGCAGGATCAGTGTTCGCGCAGTCAGGCCGAGCTAAGAAGGCTACGCGAACAGCTCTCCGGGCTGACAGAGGAGTGCAAGGTGGCCAAGAATAATGCCAAGTGCGCCGTCTCCCATCTCGAATATCGCTTGGAGCAGCTGCAAAGGGATAAGGACAAGATAGCCGGCGAATGGCAGGCGCTGGAGGAGCGAGTGGCCGAGCTGCAGGTGCAGTGCAAGTGTCACCAGGAGGACAAGGCCCAGCTGCAGTCGCTGCTAAGCGAAACCCAGCGCCACCTAGGCGATGTCCAGCTGCAGCTAAACGAGTCCGAGTGCCGGCTCGACCAGGAGACGCAGCAGCGGCGCCGGGAGGCCGAGGAGTGGCAACAGTTCCAGGCCGATCTCCTCATGACCGTGCGCGTGGCCAATGACTTCAAGACTGAGGCGCTCAGCGCCCGGGAGCAGCTGGTGCTCGACAACAAGACGCAGAAGGAGAAGATCAGACTGCTAGAGCAGCAGCTCGAGAAGCTCACTAAGCAGC AACTGCCGCAGTCGGAGACTCCGCAGTCGGTGCTGTCCACTGTCCAGCGCGAGATGGAGATGGCCACGCGGCGCAGTAAGCTGAGCTTCAGCCGACAGGACTCGCGACTCTCCGTCAAAACGCTTATCGAGAGCATCGAGAACAACAAGGCG CAAGGCAAAGCCGACGAGGCGGAATCCCACTACAGCTCCACGTCCAGCCTAAACAGCGGCACTCCGGAGCTGGGCACCACGCCCATTATCTTTCCCCCCTCCAGTGATTGGCATGAAAGC CTTCGCCTGCCTGTGCTGCAGAGCAGCAATCTGCACGTGAATGTGGGCGGCAATCAAGGAGGATCAGCTGGcaatggaggaggaggatcagcTAGCACTACCAAAGCCACATTGCCGCTGCGggatcaacagcagcagcagcagcagactgCGATAACAACGCCACAGAGTGCGATACAGTCCCAGATCCAGAATGCCTCCCAGCCCTCGACGCCGGCCACGCCCAGCAGtgccggcagcagcagcagcagtgggcTGCCCTTTGGCAATGTCTCAAAGTCCTTTATCGGCG GTGAACGCAAGGATCCACTGAACATGCTGGCGAAGAACGGCGGGTCGAAGCGCAACGCCCTGCTGAAGTGGTGCCAGAACAAGACGGTGGGCTATCGCAACATTGACATCACCAACTTCAGCTCGTCGTGGAACGATGGCTTGGCCTTCTGCGCGATCCTGCACTCGTACTTGCCGGACCGCATTCCCTACGATCAACTGAGTCAGGCCAACAAGCGGCGCAACTTTTCGCTGGCATTCGCGGCTGCCGAGTCTGTGGGAATTGGCACCACCCTG AACATTAATGACATGTGTCAGATTGAACGACCCGACTGGATGCAGGTGATGTCCTATGTGACGGCTATCTACAAGTACTTTGAGACCTAG
- the LOC108058171 gene encoding uncharacterized protein, with the protein MDHHTYAKSGSKKWSADEKRDLVVQRIAADELFSRYSPKHAEPWKKFKDMAKIGDFSEIALRKQWFSMVQRYRIHKANALGAPLNKQSIEELNKEWEFFGSIHAYMNQKTADLHSYALKEPNVEPPNNNLAIASVYSCDEAQLSPLMLGVLNDHNFGERSPPNGDTTDDMDDATSPCHRSSNHNKDGNNDELDRLLAEATMRKDAESGGGGGGGDEDVCMLHLHEMECGPVMIGGEVSLSNSRYNDFDESVVKTEELEQPPVVKTMKKRHQRKVLSEKDKYYRHRRRYELRMEKRLMGLCTVVGQLLKQFAPHMDVQPLLSLGSDMAPMASSSSDEEENDAEDDAEEEEELEIEAEDDVALRI; encoded by the exons ATGGACCATCACACGTACGCCAAGAGCGGATCAAAAAAGT GGTCCGCGGATGAGAAACGCGATTTGGTGGTGCAACGGATTGCGGCGGATGAGCTGTTCTCGCGGTATTCGCCCAAACACGCGGAGCCATGGAA GAAATTCAAGGACATGGCCAAGATCGGCGACTTCAGCGAGATAGCCCTGCGCAAGCAATGGTTCTCCATGGTGCAGCGCTACCGCATCCACAAGGCCAACGCACTGGGCGCCCCGCTGAACAAGCAGAGCATCGAGGAGCTGAACAAGGAGTGGGAGTTCTTTGGCTCCATTCACGCCTACATGAACCAGAAGACCGCCGACCTGCACTCGTACGCCCTCAAGGAGCCGAATGTGGAGCCGCCCAATAACAACCTGGCCATCGCGAGCGTCTATTCCTGCGACGAGGCCCAGCTATCGCCTCTGATGCTCGGCGTGCTCAATGATCACAACTTTGGCGAACGCTCGCCGCCCAATGGCGACACCACCGACGACATGGACGACGCCACGTCGCCCTGCCATCGGAGTAGCAATCACAATAAGGACGGCAACAACGATGAGCTGGACAGGCTGCTGGCCGAGGCCACCATGCGCAAGGATGCAGAAAGTggaggcggaggcggcggcggcgacgAGGATGTGTGCATGCTCCATCTGCACGAGATGGAATGCGGCCCCGTGATGATTGGTGGCGAGGTGTCGCTATCCAATAGTCGCTACAACGACTTCGATGAGTCGGTTGTGAAGACCGAGGAATTGGAGCAGCCGCCGGTGGTCAAAACAATGAAGAAACGCCACCAACGCAAGGTGCTCAGCGAGAAGGACAAGTATTACAG GCACCGTCGTCGCTACGAGCTGCGAATGGAGAAGCGGCTGATGGGTTTGTGCACCGTGGTGGGTCAACTGCTGAAGCAGTTTGCGCCCCACATGGATGTCCAGCCGCTGTTGTCACTGGGCAGCGACATGGCCCCAATGGCCAGCAGTAGCAGCGATGAGGAGGAGAACGACGCGGAGGACGacgcggaggaggaggaggagctggaaaTCGAAGCGGAGGACGATGTGGCACTCAGAATCTGA
- the LOC108058172 gene encoding probable serine/threonine-protein kinase kinX, translating to MLLLLLLLGLASVVSLADGYDRSVNYWEAFAPGKLLQRLDALTVGEAAQSNRMVAKLPEMMQPVQTQAQAKADEDLEDVDVDVEEAEAEDSHEGYSGEDYERNYEQFVKEYFDRAAENHDNHDDDDDDEEDLAEETQAEATSVKDQRCRRVKRKDGQLCEICRQLKNNEVSETCSYSHDDQPEQYAFGSGTQYKRYRNNDPAEKQEKEQKQEQDDAPSSLCVRRQQGNRVCYECKDSKGQKIERCYKTKARKKKASAASSAKRKPRSQQSQQSEQEQRIYKRTISYSYAQGSDQDQQQEQPPVATTEQPVPRQRRRRLVKITRRRGPVRVQ from the coding sequence atgctgctgctgctgctgctactcgGCCTGGCCTCCGTGGTCTCCCTGGCGGATGGCTACGACCGGAGCGTCAACTACTGGGAGGCCTTTGCGCCCGGCAAGCTGCTGCAACGACTGGACGCACTAACCGTCGGCGAGGCGGCTCAATCGAATCGAATGGTGGCCAAGCTGCCGGAGATGATGCAGCCCGTCCAGACGCAGGCGCAGGCCAAGGCGGATGAGGATCTGGAGgacgtggatgtggatgtggaggaAGCAGAGGCAGAGGACAGCCACGAGGGATACTCCGGCGAGGATTACGAGCGCAACTACGAGCAGTTTGTCAAGGAGTACTTCGATCGGGCTGCCGAAAACCATGACAACcacgatgacgacgacgacgacgaggaggatctGGCGGAGGAGACCCAGGCGGAGGCCACGAGTGTCAAGGATCAGCGCTGTCGGCGGGTCAAGCGGAAGGATGGCCAGCTGTGCGAGATCTGTCGGCAGTTGAAGAACAACGAGGTATCGGAGACCTGCAGCTACTCGCATGACGATCAACCGGAGCAGTATGCCTTTGGCAGTGGCACCCAGTACAAGCGCTATCGCAACAACGATCCCGCCGAGAAGCAGGAGAAGGAGCagaagcaggagcaggacGATGCACCCAGCAGCCTGTGCGTCCGGCGGCAGCAGGGCAATAGGGTGTGCTACGAGTGCAAGGACAGCAAGGGCCAGAAGATCGAACGCTGCTACAAGACGAAGGCCAGAAAGAAGAAGGCATCTGCCGCATCTTCTGCCAAACGGAAGCCGCGTTCCCAGCAGTCGCAGCAGtcggagcaggagcagcgcaTCTACAAGCGCACCATCAGCTACAGCTACGCCCAGGGCTCGGATCAGgatcagcagcaggagcagcctcCTGTTGCGACAACGGAGCAGCCAGTGCCTCGCCAACGTCGCCGCCGCCTGGTGAAGATCACACGTCGACGCGGACCAGTTCGAGTCCAAtga